From the genome of Geminocystis sp. M7585_C2015_104, one region includes:
- a CDS encoding YifB family Mg chelatase-like AAA ATPase — MLSRVWSGAVVGIEGVKVGVEVDVAGGLPKTIIVGLPDTAVQESRERVKAAIRNSGFAFPVRQITVNLSPADLRKEGPIFDLPIALGILAASQQVESTHLSDYLFLGEVSLDGSLRGVAGVLPMAVMAARLGFRGIVVPKDNVQEAAVVEVLKVYGFNHLLEVTQFLQNPSQFPVATPRVEQEDMDTNYDLADVKGQYSARRALEIAAAGGHNLLLVGPPGAGKTMLARRLPSILPPLSFAEALEVSQIYSVAGLLKGRSGLITQRPFRSPHHSASGVALVGGGSLPKPGEISLSHHGVLFLDELTEFKRSVLEFLRQPLEDGFVTVSRARQTVSFPARFTLIASTNPCPCGYYGDSLKECTCFPRQRQQYWAKLSGPLLDRIDLQVVVNRLKPEEMLQQKAREGSHSVRERVIAARERARIRFQDYHISCNAQMQSHHLRQFCPLDDHCRGILDGAIRKLGLSARAFDRILKVARTIADLDSSPSLQPHHLAEAIQYRTLDRLL; from the coding sequence ATGTTGAGTAGGGTTTGGAGTGGGGCCGTAGTAGGGATCGAGGGGGTAAAGGTTGGGGTGGAAGTGGATGTGGCTGGGGGGTTGCCCAAGACAATTATTGTAGGTTTGCCGGATACGGCAGTACAGGAGTCAAGGGAGAGGGTAAAGGCGGCTATTAGAAATTCTGGTTTTGCTTTCCCGGTAAGACAAATAACAGTCAATCTCTCTCCTGCTGACTTGCGCAAAGAAGGGCCTATTTTTGATTTGCCTATTGCCCTGGGGATTCTGGCTGCCTCCCAACAGGTGGAGTCTACCCACTTGTCTGACTATCTTTTTTTGGGAGAGGTGTCTCTAGATGGCAGTCTAAGGGGGGTTGCCGGTGTTTTGCCCATGGCAGTGATGGCGGCTAGGTTGGGATTTCGAGGCATAGTTGTGCCTAAGGATAATGTCCAAGAGGCTGCAGTGGTGGAAGTACTAAAGGTGTATGGGTTTAATCACCTATTGGAGGTAACTCAGTTTTTGCAGAATCCCTCCCAGTTTCCCGTGGCTACCCCCAGAGTGGAACAAGAGGACATGGATACCAATTATGACCTAGCTGATGTAAAAGGACAATACTCTGCCCGTAGGGCTTTGGAAATAGCGGCTGCTGGGGGACACAATCTGTTATTGGTGGGGCCTCCCGGTGCTGGTAAAACTATGTTAGCAAGAAGACTCCCCTCCATCCTCCCGCCCCTCTCCTTTGCAGAAGCTTTAGAGGTATCCCAGATTTACTCCGTAGCTGGCCTGTTGAAGGGCCGAAGTGGTTTAATTACCCAACGCCCCTTCCGTAGCCCCCATCATTCTGCCAGTGGTGTGGCACTAGTGGGGGGAGGCTCATTGCCAAAACCTGGGGAAATTTCCCTCTCCCATCACGGTGTTTTATTCCTGGACGAGTTAACGGAGTTCAAACGTAGTGTCTTAGAGTTTCTGCGTCAACCCCTAGAAGATGGATTTGTCACCGTCTCCCGGGCTCGTCAAACAGTCTCCTTTCCTGCCCGTTTTACCCTTATTGCTAGCACCAACCCTTGTCCTTGTGGTTACTACGGCGATTCTCTCAAAGAATGCACCTGTTTTCCACGACAACGCCAACAATACTGGGCTAAACTGTCAGGCCCTTTACTTGACCGCATCGACCTACAAGTTGTAGTCAACCGTCTTAAACCTGAGGAGATGCTCCAACAAAAGGCAAGGGAAGGTTCCCACTCGGTGAGGGAAAGGGTTATCGCCGCACGAGAAAGGGCAAGGATTCGCTTCCAGGACTACCACATCTCCTGTAATGCCCAGATGCAATCTCACCACCTGCGACAATTTTGCCCTCTGGATGACCACTGCCGTGGAATTCTCGATGGCGCTATCCGCAAATTAGGTCTTTCCGCCCGTGCCTTCGACCGTATTCTTAAAGTAGCCCGCACCATCGCCGACTTGGACTCCTCCCCCTCCCTCCAACCACACCACCTCGCCGAGGCCATCCAATATCGTACTCTCGACCGTCTCCTCTAA